A genome region from Bacteroides stercoris ATCC 43183 includes the following:
- a CDS encoding NYN domain-containing protein, which yields MKTNTNSRYAVAVLIDGDNASFEKMEDIMGFVSRYGDAIVRRIYGDWTKKALSAWKETAREHGFRLVQASSHAPGKNTTDIALVIDAMDILRDGRADCFCLVASDGDYSLLAQRIREAGLKVLGYGEGKTPVSLVRSCSVFLYADRKENKVSDNTPEFFIRRDMEYFDKAFEQAADGKGEVSLSLIGGALKKMMPKFKVRRYGCKTLGKLYERLDRYELVMTEKGVASAVRLKG from the coding sequence ATGAAGACAAATACCAATTCCAGATATGCCGTCGCAGTCCTTATTGACGGGGATAACGCCTCCTTTGAGAAGATGGAGGATATAATGGGCTTTGTTTCCCGTTATGGGGATGCCATCGTGAGACGAATTTATGGAGACTGGACGAAGAAAGCGCTTTCCGCGTGGAAGGAAACTGCCCGGGAGCATGGATTCAGGCTTGTACAGGCTTCCTCCCATGCTCCCGGAAAGAACACGACGGATATTGCACTGGTCATAGACGCGATGGATATCCTTCGTGACGGGCGGGCGGACTGTTTCTGTCTGGTAGCCAGTGACGGTGACTACAGCCTGCTTGCCCAACGGATACGGGAAGCCGGATTGAAGGTGCTGGGATATGGGGAGGGCAAGACTCCCGTATCGCTGGTACGGTCCTGTTCCGTGTTCCTGTATGCCGACCGGAAGGAAAACAAGGTTTCGGACAATACTCCCGAATTCTTTATCCGAAGGGACATGGAGTATTTTGACAAGGCTTTTGAGCAAGCGGCTGACGGCAAAGGGGAGGTGTCCCTTTCGCTGATCGGCGGCGCATTGAAAAAAATGATGCCCAAATTCAAGGTCAGGAGATATGGATGCAAGACATTGGGCAAACTCTATGAAAGGCTGGACCGGTATGAGCTGGTCATGACGGAAAAGGGAGTGGCAAGTGCCGT
- a CDS encoding helix-turn-helix domain-containing protein — MMYIDNEVLEKMIMTIVEGFDRIEKKLDRMGRVKDFMNGDELLDNYDIARLLNVSLRTVARYREKGLIRYYQTDDNGKNFYRSSEIQEFLLKRGKKK; from the coding sequence ATGATGTATATAGACAATGAAGTGCTTGAGAAGATGATAATGACCATAGTGGAAGGTTTTGACCGCATAGAAAAGAAGCTGGACAGGATGGGGCGTGTGAAGGATTTCATGAACGGGGACGAGCTGCTGGACAATTATGATATAGCCAGGCTGCTCAACGTGTCGCTGCGGACAGTCGCCCGTTACCGGGAAAAGGGGCTGATCCGCTATTACCAGACGGACGATAACGGAAAGAACTTCTACAGAAGCTCGGAAATACAGGAATTCTTGCTGAAACGCGGAAAGAAAAAATGA
- a CDS encoding helix-turn-helix domain-containing protein — translation MEFVCIEAKTFMEMNEALEAVAQKMCETCGSCVSGMDDWIDNQEACMLMDVSPRKMLQLRRSRAIPYSYIDRKVYYKRQDIICFMENNIHRITP, via the coding sequence ATGGAGTTTGTATGTATCGAGGCTAAAACATTCATGGAAATGAATGAGGCTCTGGAAGCCGTTGCCCAAAAAATGTGTGAAACATGCGGAAGTTGCGTATCCGGTATGGACGACTGGATTGACAACCAGGAGGCTTGTATGCTCATGGACGTCTCTCCAAGAAAGATGTTGCAGCTTCGCAGAAGCAGGGCCATCCCTTACAGTTATATAGACCGTAAGGTGTATTACAAGCGTCAGGATATTATCTGTTTTATGGAAAACAACATTCACCGTATAACCCCTTAA
- a CDS encoding helix-turn-helix domain-containing protein, protein MIQSLLTKETPEIIRFFRSIDSLSEMLDKQEEKLRPVLNGERYITDCELAEQLKLTRRTLAEYRINGKLPYYKIGGKLLYKEKDILALLERNRVEAFDNR, encoded by the coding sequence ATGATCCAATCCCTGTTGACCAAAGAAACCCCGGAAATCATTCGTTTTTTCCGGAGCATAGACAGCCTGTCCGAAATGCTGGACAAGCAGGAGGAGAAATTACGTCCGGTTCTGAACGGAGAACGTTACATTACGGATTGTGAGCTTGCCGAACAGTTGAAACTGACACGCAGGACGCTGGCAGAGTACAGGATAAACGGCAAACTGCCTTACTACAAGATAGGAGGCAAATTACTATATAAGGAGAAGGACATCCTTGCTTTGTTGGAAAGAAACAGGGTGGAGGCGTTTGATAACCGGTAA
- a CDS encoding DUF4121 family protein has product MIQTKNKYCKETFIRLNYWYDRMHGLVQEDIEKANAMVEHIEKTRSDRYPRTGDSLFFISGYGERSRPFFVDAVYGDNIVLRNFSCVPFVSRDKKGIKCDMHGDECVLVKAGDVRFNTWTTGRFKHWGHYGACENGEVYYDAKIALWECDAPEHPESREWFKIHIRKNTRPGGDMYTGEISCKDEDGLRQFVDDHEGFIFAEEGSPEMVMLCFRHSDMRISPEEWEKMDCPVSVREIYGQMQEVKIVKDHKTHLTTFYY; this is encoded by the coding sequence ATGATCCAAACAAAAAACAAGTATTGCAAGGAAACGTTCATCCGCCTGAACTACTGGTATGACCGGATGCACGGGCTTGTCCAGGAAGACATAGAGAAAGCGAACGCAATGGTGGAACACATCGAAAAGACACGTTCCGACCGGTATCCCCGTACAGGTGACAGCCTGTTCTTTATTTCCGGATACGGTGAACGTTCCCGGCCGTTCTTCGTAGATGCCGTGTATGGAGATAACATCGTGCTCCGGAATTTCTCCTGTGTCCCGTTCGTGTCCCGGGATAAAAAGGGCATCAAATGCGATATGCATGGCGATGAGTGCGTGTTGGTAAAGGCAGGCGATGTAAGGTTCAATACATGGACTACCGGCCGTTTCAAGCATTGGGGGCATTACGGGGCATGTGAAAACGGGGAGGTTTACTACGATGCGAAAATAGCCCTGTGGGAGTGTGACGCACCTGAACATCCGGAAAGCCGGGAATGGTTCAAAATCCATATCCGCAAAAACACCCGGCCGGGCGGGGATATGTACACCGGAGAAATATCCTGCAAGGATGAGGATGGACTCAGGCAGTTTGTCGACGACCATGAAGGTTTCATATTCGCAGAAGAGGGTTCTCCGGAAATGGTCATGCTATGTTTCAGGCATTCCGACATGAGGATTTCCCCGGAAGAATGGGAAAAGATGGACTGTCCGGTATCCGTGCGTGAGATATACGGACAGATGCAGGAAGTAAAGATTGTAAAAGACCATAAAACACATCTGACCACATTCTACTATTAA
- a CDS encoding toprim domain-containing protein, producing MNIQEAKNIRLVDFLAGFGHEPVIQRGNSVWYKSPFRTEKEASFKVDLHKELWYDFGLGKGGDIITLAKEIYRTQDVSRVLRCIEDKRTVLKPATVSCPFEKAYPAFQDLKITPLANRILLAYLEERCIDTETARKACKEAHFKRNGKNYFAIAFPNISGGYEIRNRYFKACIAPKDISCIISSPESGICYIFEGFMDFLSFRAAFPSLEEGDYIVLNSVSNLQKAFSFLSRYDGICCCLDNDTAGKNAVQALKEKYGIRICDLSHEYSGYKDLNEYLCGKNNRLHNNRGIEKTV from the coding sequence ATGAACATACAGGAAGCAAAGAACATCAGGCTTGTTGATTTTTTAGCTGGATTCGGACATGAACCGGTAATACAGCGTGGGAACAGCGTATGGTATAAATCGCCCTTCAGGACGGAAAAGGAGGCCTCTTTCAAGGTAGACCTCCATAAGGAACTATGGTATGACTTCGGTCTGGGGAAAGGAGGGGATATTATAACATTAGCCAAGGAGATTTATCGGACACAGGATGTAAGCCGTGTGTTACGGTGTATTGAGGATAAAAGGACGGTTTTGAAGCCGGCTACTGTCTCCTGCCCTTTTGAAAAAGCGTATCCCGCCTTTCAGGACTTGAAAATCACGCCTCTTGCCAACCGGATACTGCTTGCCTATCTGGAGGAACGGTGCATTGATACGGAAACGGCCCGAAAAGCATGCAAGGAGGCTCATTTTAAGCGGAACGGGAAAAATTATTTTGCCATCGCTTTCCCTAATATTTCCGGAGGGTACGAGATACGGAACAGGTATTTCAAGGCTTGTATCGCTCCCAAGGACATCAGTTGTATCATCAGCTCACCGGAGAGCGGGATTTGCTATATTTTTGAGGGGTTTATGGATTTTCTGTCTTTCAGGGCGGCTTTTCCATCCTTGGAAGAGGGGGATTATATAGTGTTGAATTCTGTCAGTAACTTACAGAAAGCTTTTTCTTTCCTTTCACGATATGATGGCATCTGTTGCTGTCTGGACAATGATACGGCCGGAAAAAATGCGGTGCAGGCATTAAAGGAGAAATACGGAATCCGTATATGCGATCTCTCGCATGAATATTCCGGATATAAGGACCTGAATGAATATCTGTGCGGGAAAAACAACCGGCTCCATAATAATAGAGGAATTGAAAAGACAGTCTGA
- a CDS encoding AAA family ATPase: MANADQILSLIRNHLNNDDAQFRKVALQISAVEAKNGHAVLARTIQELLSQRKTSFSALKLIPRNKDVDDLLLQVETYDCLKNMVTDKTLKEKIERVIKEFTKREELRKYGLANRRKLLLYGVPGTGKTMTAGVLAKELNLPLFIVRTEKVVTKFMGETGQKLSRIFDFIDEVPAVYLFDEFDAIGAQRGMENEVGEQRRILNTFLQLLERDSSDSFIIAATNAIDSIDKAMFRRFDDVIEYRLPDSGQRIHLLREYLYAAKELDYSMAAPLFEGMSHAEIKMVCSDIFKESLLNDVPMNIELVKMVVDKRNQLCREIS, from the coding sequence ATGGCAAATGCGGACCAAATATTGTCTTTGATACGTAATCATCTGAATAACGATGATGCACAATTTAGAAAAGTTGCTCTCCAGATTTCTGCTGTAGAGGCAAAGAATGGTCATGCAGTATTAGCAAGAACCATCCAGGAGCTTTTAAGTCAAAGAAAAACATCTTTTAGTGCTTTAAAGCTTATTCCACGTAATAAAGATGTGGATGACTTATTGCTTCAAGTTGAGACATACGATTGCTTGAAAAATATGGTGACGGACAAAACATTGAAAGAAAAGATAGAAAGAGTCATCAAAGAATTTACAAAGAGAGAAGAACTTAGAAAATATGGACTTGCCAATCGCCGCAAATTATTGCTCTATGGCGTACCTGGGACAGGCAAGACTATGACAGCAGGAGTATTGGCTAAAGAGTTGAATCTTCCTTTATTTATTGTGAGGACAGAGAAAGTCGTTACAAAATTCATGGGTGAGACAGGACAGAAACTTAGCCGTATCTTTGATTTTATAGATGAGGTTCCCGCAGTCTATCTTTTTGATGAATTCGATGCTATCGGTGCTCAGCGTGGAATGGAAAATGAAGTAGGTGAACAGCGCCGAATACTCAACACATTTCTTCAATTGTTGGAACGTGACTCATCAGACAGTTTCATTATAGCAGCGACAAATGCCATTGATTCGATAGACAAAGCGATGTTTCGACGTTTTGATGACGTTATTGAATATCGCTTGCCAGACTCCGGACAACGTATTCATCTGTTGCGTGAATATCTATATGCGGCTAAAGAACTTGATTATTCCATGGCAGCACCTCTGTTTGAAGGTATGAGCCATGCAGAGATAAAAATGGTATGTTCTGATATATTCAAAGAATCTTTGTTAAATGATGTGCCAATGAATATAGAATTGGTAAAGATGGTCGTTGACAAACGGAATCAACTTTGCCGTGAAATAAGTTGA
- a CDS encoding S8 family peptidase gives MQKEHFFLGNQIAEPRSFTPRAKVVPPPVIPERNRQEHAAFIKESYNAVVEYAITALSEREKCGLPSADGVYINLDMSPKLVPQKLAQSSGASILKISEDKSDGNVDVTVYIKNEKKDWLSKKADEYADEKYNTKTGKPKNTGLIEPINAIKPADIHALYTSTEDFDKLPDNKAFLFELWITKTKEYDTVKLSDVLDKLAILKAGKNHLDFDGVDVWMIKATKQQLCELPLSIGYIEGVRPYHQPSILIKNRSESREWSELIEGEIQFALDKDSTRIGLLDSGVNNAHKLLAPALPNDRMKSAISVPDTTDHSDHGTGMAGLMLYGDLTDITYRHGGPIIIEQDLASVKIVENGHTTDPDFYGAVIEDAIYQAQTMGASIQCMAVTDGTSYDGKSTSSSASLDESIYHNGKCDRLVLVSAGNIEPPEVDATNYLESCKANAVQSPAQAWNALTVGAYTEKTIVTDESYKALAAPGNLSPMSRSSWSWRNGCNKPEIVMEGGNIAYHPVFQTTTHPDLSLITTCQDLAESLEQFHATSAATALATRLAAKIKTATPALSMLSVRGMMVHSAKWTPEMIRIGNIKDIIPLCGYGVPDEETALFSNEKYATFIFENELIPYWEKDGSNTYNQLHFYDLPWPTEVLEQMGEENVKIRITLSYYVKPSPGYAGRSNKYRYPSATLHFDLKSASESMEEFLCRRNKSEGEKRTDNDTNRWTIKQQRREQGTVQSDWIECTAAELASCGQIIIYPGQGWWKERKLANVDNVIKYSLIVSIETTKTEIYDAVETAISNRIGVQIMQEV, from the coding sequence ATGCAAAAGGAACATTTTTTCTTAGGTAACCAAATAGCAGAACCCCGTTCTTTCACTCCAAGAGCAAAGGTTGTACCACCACCTGTTATTCCTGAAAGGAACAGACAAGAACATGCTGCATTTATCAAGGAAAGCTATAATGCAGTCGTTGAATATGCCATCACGGCTCTTTCTGAAAGGGAAAAGTGTGGTTTACCGTCTGCGGATGGTGTGTATATAAACCTTGACATGTCTCCCAAATTGGTTCCCCAAAAGTTAGCCCAAAGTAGTGGAGCATCCATTCTGAAAATCTCCGAAGATAAAAGTGACGGAAATGTTGATGTAACCGTATATATCAAAAATGAAAAAAAAGATTGGCTGAGCAAGAAGGCAGACGAGTATGCCGATGAAAAGTATAATACGAAAACAGGCAAACCTAAAAATACAGGCTTGATTGAACCTATCAACGCCATTAAGCCGGCAGATATACATGCGCTCTATACATCTACAGAAGATTTCGATAAACTACCTGATAATAAAGCCTTTTTATTCGAGTTGTGGATAACCAAAACAAAGGAATATGACACAGTAAAATTATCAGATGTCTTGGATAAACTTGCTATCTTAAAAGCAGGTAAAAATCATTTGGATTTTGATGGAGTAGATGTTTGGATGATAAAAGCAACCAAACAACAGTTATGTGAATTACCGCTATCTATCGGTTATATAGAAGGAGTGCGTCCCTATCATCAGCCATCGATACTTATAAAAAATCGGAGCGAAAGTCGCGAGTGGAGTGAACTGATTGAAGGAGAAATCCAATTTGCGCTTGATAAAGACAGTACAAGAATAGGCTTGTTGGACTCAGGCGTCAACAATGCCCATAAACTGCTGGCACCTGCTCTTCCTAATGACAGAATGAAAAGTGCTATCAGCGTGCCGGATACAACAGACCACAGTGACCATGGTACAGGTATGGCCGGACTTATGCTTTATGGAGATTTGACGGATATAACTTATCGACATGGAGGTCCGATAATCATAGAACAGGACTTGGCTTCCGTGAAGATTGTTGAGAACGGTCATACAACAGATCCGGATTTCTATGGAGCGGTAATTGAAGATGCTATCTATCAGGCTCAGACTATGGGGGCATCTATACAATGTATGGCTGTAACTGATGGTACATCGTATGACGGAAAGTCAACGTCAAGTTCTGCGTCATTGGATGAAAGCATATACCATAATGGCAAGTGTGACCGCTTGGTGCTCGTTTCAGCGGGCAACATTGAGCCCCCTGAAGTAGATGCCACAAATTATCTGGAGTCCTGCAAAGCCAATGCTGTACAAAGTCCGGCTCAAGCATGGAACGCATTAACAGTCGGAGCATATACGGAGAAAACGATAGTAACAGATGAAAGCTACAAGGCACTGGCAGCTCCAGGGAATCTGTCACCCATGTCAAGAAGTTCGTGGAGTTGGAGAAATGGTTGCAATAAGCCTGAAATAGTCATGGAAGGAGGTAATATAGCCTATCATCCTGTTTTTCAAACAACGACACATCCTGATTTAAGTTTGATTACTACCTGCCAAGATTTGGCGGAATCATTGGAACAGTTCCATGCCACAAGTGCGGCTACAGCATTAGCGACACGTCTTGCGGCAAAAATAAAAACAGCAACACCAGCTCTTTCCATGTTGTCTGTTCGTGGCATGATGGTACATTCTGCCAAATGGACACCGGAAATGATACGTATCGGTAATATCAAGGATATTATACCTTTATGCGGCTATGGCGTTCCTGATGAAGAGACGGCCTTATTCAGTAATGAAAAATATGCAACGTTTATATTTGAAAATGAGTTAATACCCTATTGGGAAAAAGATGGTTCAAACACCTATAATCAATTGCACTTTTATGATTTGCCTTGGCCAACAGAGGTGCTGGAACAAATGGGAGAAGAAAATGTAAAAATAAGAATCACACTATCTTATTATGTAAAGCCGTCTCCTGGATATGCGGGAAGAAGCAACAAGTATCGTTATCCATCTGCTACGCTGCATTTCGACTTGAAAAGTGCAAGCGAGAGTATGGAAGAGTTTCTTTGCAGAAGAAATAAAAGTGAAGGAGAAAAGAGAACTGACAATGATACTAACAGATGGACCATCAAACAACAACGTAGAGAACAAGGTACTGTACAATCTGACTGGATTGAATGTACGGCCGCTGAATTGGCTTCTTGCGGGCAGATAATTATTTATCCAGGCCAAGGATGGTGGAAAGAAAGGAAATTAGCTAATGTTGATAATGTTATCAAATATTCACTTATCGTATCAATAGAGACAACGAAAACTGAAATTTACGATGCCGTAGAAACGGCTATCAGTAATAGAATAGGAGTACAAATAATGCAAGAAGTATAG